The proteins below come from a single Carassius carassius chromosome 11, fCarCar2.1, whole genome shotgun sequence genomic window:
- the phgdh gene encoding D-3-phosphoglycerate dehydrogenase: MAAVSVKRVLISESVDPCCKTILQENGIEVTEKQQMTKEELIAEIQNYDGLVVRSATKVTSDVINAGSNLKIIGRAGTGVDNVDVDAATKRGIIVMNTPSGNTISAAELTCALLMSLSRHIPQAVMSMKDGKWDRKKFMGAELYGKVLGIVGLGRIGKEVASRMQSFGMRTIGYDPITPLEVSASWGVEQMSLEELWPQCDYITVHTPLTSSTTGLLNDASFAKCKKGVKVVNCARGGIIDEAALLRALESGQCGGAGLDVFVEEPPKDQLLVKHPNVISCPHLGASTKEAQARCGRDIALQIVDMATGKALVGAVNAQVLVSAFSPDSHQWIQLGESMGRVLKACTASKDPYSQVHITALGESLKKSSGFLSSAAVVGLLTEGPQKGPNLVNALPLAAETGITVQMDHKDSNEREVCVVEVCMNGRSYTTVGSVQAGVPVLLELNRSVFRQPVPLTGHLLFFKGANSTELLPSVTGVLAAAGVELQSFSASTASSGEQWYCMGISSLLGDIGALKPLAKEAAQLTV; encoded by the exons AATTATGATGGTTTAGTCGTCCGTTCAGCAACCAAAGTTACCTCTGATGTCATCAATGCTGGAAGTAACTTGAAGATCATTGGACGCGCCGGAACAGGAGTTGACAACGTGGACGTGGATGCAGCAACCAAGAGAGGCATTATTGTCATGAA cacTCCGAGTGGAAACACAATCAGTGCTGCTGAGCTCACCTGTGCTCTTTTGATGAGCTTGTCAAG ACATATTCCACAAGCTGTTATGTCAATGAAGGATGGAAAATGGGATCGTAAAAAG TTCATGGGCGCAGAGCTGTATGGAAAAGTTCTTGGGATTGTAGGGCTTGGAAGAATTGGCAAAGAGGTGGCATCGAGAATGCAGTCCTTCGGTATGAGG ACCATTGGTTACGACCCCATCACCCCTCTGGAGGTTTCTGCGAGCTGGGGTGTGGAGCAGATGTCTCTGGAGGAGCTGTGGCCACAGTGTGATTATATCACAGTCCACACTCCACTCACGTCCTCCacaacag GTCTCCTTAATGACGCTTCCTTTGCTAAGTGTAAGAAAGGTGTGAAGGTGGTGAACTGTGCTCGCGGTGGCATCATTGATGAAGCCGCCCTCCTCCGGGCTCTGGAGTCGGGACAGTGTGGAGGAGCGGGGCTGGATGTGTTTGTGGAG GAGCCTCCAAAGGATCAGCTGCTGGTGAAGCATCCCAATGTGATCAGCTGTCCTCATCTGGGTGCCAGCACTAAAGAAGCTCAGGCCCGCTGTGGGAGAGATATCGCCCTGCAGATTGTGGACATGGCCACGGGAAAAGCATTAGTTGGAGCC GTGAACGCTCAAGTGTTGGTCAGTGCTTTCTCTCCTGACTCTCATCAGTGGATTCAGCTGGGAGAGTCCATGGGCAGAGTGTTGAAGGCCTGCACTGCTTCTAAAGACCCCTACAGTCAGGTCCACATCACAGCACTTG GGGAGTCCTTGAAGAAGTCCTCAGGGTTTTTGAGCTCAGCAGCTGTAGTTGGTTTGCTCACTGAAGGTCCTCAGAAAGGCCCTAACTTGGTGAATGCACTGCCTCTAGCTGCAGAGACCGGAATTACA GTGCAGATGGATCATAAAGACTCAAATGAGCGGGAGGTGTGTGTGGTGGAGGTCTGTATGAATGGTAGAAGCTATACGACTGTTGGCTCGGTGCAGGCCGGGGTTCCTGTGCTGCTGGAGCTGAACAGAAGTGTGTTTCGACAGCCTGTTCCTCTCACTGGACACCTGCTGTTCTTCAAAGGAGCCAATTCCACTGAACTCCTGCCGTCTGTGACCG GGGTTTTGGCAGCAGCAGGTGTGGAGCTGCAGTCCTTCAGTGCCTCTACTGCCAGCAGTGGTGAGCAGTGGTATTGCATGGGCATATCTTCACTGCTGGGGGACATCGGGGCCCTGAAGCCCTTGGCGAAAGAGGCTGCACAGCTCACGGTCTGA